Proteins encoded in a region of the Rutidosis leptorrhynchoides isolate AG116_Rl617_1_P2 chromosome 9, CSIRO_AGI_Rlap_v1, whole genome shotgun sequence genome:
- the LOC139866803 gene encoding auxin-responsive protein IAA27-like — translation MSVPLEHDYIGLANASSIERSSESSNISSESECNNVLNLKATELRLGLPGFSEENGKVKNFMSGAKRGFSDVNLDGSEKWDLNNSGSESDLEKNQAKQVVSAHDVKSIEEKNKSPVTAPSAKAQVVGWPPIRSFRKNTMATSSSKNGDVGGCLYVKVSMDGAPYLRKIDLKMYHNYAELSKALEKMFSCFTLGQFTSNGIRGRGLSESNIKDLLHGSDCVLTYEDKDGDWMLVGDVPWDMFIDSCKRLRITKGSEAIGLAPRSMDKCKNRN, via the exons ATGTCTGTGCCACTTGAGCATGATTATATAGGTTTAGCTAATGCTTCTTCAATAGAAAGAAGCTCTGAATCTTCAAATATATCATCTGAATCAGAATGTAATAATGTTCTTAACCTTAAAGCAACTGAATTAAGACTTGGGTTGCCTGGTTTTTCAGAAGAAAATGGGAAAGTTAAGAACTTTATGTCTGGTGCTAAAAGAGGGTTCTCTGATGTTAATCTTGATGGTTCTGAAAAATGGGATCTAAATAATAGTGGGTCTGAATCTGATTTGGAGAAAAATCAAGCAAAACAAGTGGTTTCAGCTCATGATGTAAAGTCAattgaagaaaaaaataaaagtccTGTTACTGCTCCTTCTGCTAA GGCACAAGTAGTAGGATGGCCACCAATTAGATCTTTTCGCAAGAACACGATGGCCACCAGTTCTTCGAAAAACGGTGACGTTGGTGGGTGTCTTTATGTGAAAGTGAGCATGGATGGTGCTCCATATTTAAGGAAGATTGATCTCAAGATGTACCATAATTATGCAGAACTTTCAAAGGCTCTTGAGAAGATGTTTAGTTGCTTTACTCTTG GTCAATTTACTTCTAATGGAATTCGAGGACGAGGGCTTAGTGAAAGTAATATAAAGGATCTTCTTCATGGCTCTGATTGTGTGTTAACATATGAAGATAAAGATGGTGATTGGATGCTTGTTGGTGATGTTCCTTGGGA CATGTTCATAGATTCTTGTAAAAGATTAAGGATTACCAAAGGCTCGGAAGCAATCGGATTAG CTCCCAGGTCAATGGACAAGTGCAAGAACAGAAACTAG